The Flavobacterium sp. HJ-32-4 genome contains a region encoding:
- a CDS encoding carbon-nitrogen hydrolase: MSKVKVGLVQMSCVKEQQPNLDKAIREIRKAAKDGAQIVCLQELFTSLYFCDVEDYENFKLAESIPGKSTAALSEVAAELGVVIIASLFEKRAEGLYHNTTAVIDADGTYLGKYRKMHIPDDPAFYEKFYFTPGDLGYKVFKTKFATIGILICWDQWYPEASRITALMGAEILFYPTAIGWATDQDEETNRDQYNAWQTIQRSHAVANGVPVVSVNRVGFEQEGRMKFWGGSFATNGQGKLLYLASHDEEETVVVDIDKNESDYFRMHWPFLRDRRIDSYQPIMKRFIDED, translated from the coding sequence ATGTCAAAAGTAAAAGTCGGCCTCGTGCAGATGTCGTGCGTAAAAGAGCAGCAGCCTAACCTCGACAAAGCCATCCGCGAAATACGGAAAGCCGCGAAAGACGGCGCCCAGATCGTATGCCTGCAGGAACTGTTTACCTCGCTCTACTTCTGTGACGTAGAGGATTACGAGAATTTCAAACTGGCAGAATCCATCCCGGGGAAATCGACGGCAGCGCTTTCGGAAGTCGCCGCGGAACTCGGTGTGGTAATCATCGCCTCCCTTTTCGAAAAACGGGCCGAAGGCCTTTACCACAATACCACCGCGGTCATCGATGCCGATGGCACCTATCTGGGCAAATACCGCAAAATGCACATCCCCGACGATCCGGCCTTTTATGAGAAGTTCTACTTCACGCCCGGAGACCTCGGATACAAAGTATTCAAGACCAAGTTCGCTACGATTGGCATCCTGATCTGTTGGGACCAATGGTATCCGGAAGCCAGCCGAATCACCGCGTTGATGGGGGCTGAAATCCTGTTTTACCCCACCGCCATCGGCTGGGCCACCGACCAGGACGAAGAAACCAACCGCGACCAATACAACGCCTGGCAAACCATACAGCGTTCGCATGCTGTGGCCAATGGAGTTCCCGTGGTCAGCGTGAACCGCGTTGGCTTTGAACAGGAAGGACGCATGAAATTCTGGGGCGGCAGTTTCGCCACGAACGGACAGGGCAAACTCCTGTATCTCGCGTCCCACGATGAAGAAGAGACCGTTGTGGTCGACATCGACAAAAACGAATCTGATTACTTCCGTATGCACTGGCCATTCCTTCGCGACAGACGGATTGATAGTTATCAGCCGATTATGAAGCGGTTTATTGACGAGGATTAA
- a CDS encoding agmatine/peptidylarginine deiminase, translated as MTPNQLGFSFPPEFAPQTALWLSWPHKEASWPGKIDTIYDPYCEFILQVADHQTVNINVADEGMKAFALDKIRTCSYAAAVEVEELLPHVHFYFHPTNDAWCRDHGPAFLINTATKEKAIVDWGYNAWGGKYPPFDLDDVIPTKIGAALGLRVFHPGIVMEGGSVEFNGRGTLLTTTACLLNENRNPHLSQAEIEAYLRDYYGVTHILWLGDGIVGDDTDGHIDDITRFVNETTVVTVVEENPEDENYHLLQENLALLKQMKLENGEPLQIVELPMPSPVIWDDQRLPASYANFYISNRKVIVPTFRDANDARALAILQACFRDRTVVGIDSTDLIWGLGSFHCLSQQEPAV; from the coding sequence ATGACTCCCAACCAACTCGGTTTCTCCTTCCCCCCCGAATTCGCTCCGCAAACCGCGCTCTGGCTTTCATGGCCGCACAAAGAAGCGTCGTGGCCGGGTAAGATTGATACGATTTACGATCCCTATTGCGAGTTCATCCTGCAAGTAGCGGATCACCAGACGGTAAACATCAACGTCGCGGATGAAGGGATGAAAGCGTTCGCCCTCGACAAAATACGGACGTGCTCGTATGCCGCTGCCGTCGAGGTAGAGGAGTTGCTGCCACACGTCCATTTCTATTTCCATCCCACCAATGATGCCTGGTGCCGCGATCACGGACCAGCTTTCCTTATCAATACCGCCACAAAAGAAAAAGCAATTGTCGACTGGGGCTATAACGCCTGGGGAGGGAAGTATCCGCCCTTTGACCTCGACGACGTCATACCGACGAAAATCGGGGCCGCACTGGGACTGCGCGTGTTCCATCCGGGGATTGTGATGGAAGGCGGCAGCGTAGAGTTCAACGGACGCGGGACGCTCTTGACGACGACCGCCTGCCTACTCAATGAAAACCGGAATCCGCACCTGTCACAGGCAGAGATTGAGGCGTACCTCCGCGACTATTATGGTGTTACCCACATCCTTTGGCTGGGGGACGGTATTGTCGGCGACGACACCGACGGCCATATCGACGACATCACCCGATTCGTGAATGAAACGACCGTCGTGACCGTGGTGGAAGAAAATCCGGAGGATGAAAACTACCACTTGTTACAGGAAAACCTCGCGTTGTTGAAGCAGATGAAACTCGAAAACGGCGAACCGCTGCAGATAGTGGAATTGCCCATGCCATCGCCCGTCATTTGGGACGACCAACGGCTGCCAGCTTCCTACGCCAATTTCTATATTTCAAACCGAAAAGTGATCGTGCCTACCTTCCGCGATGCCAACGACGCCCGTGCACTGGCGATCCTACAAGCGTGTTTCCGAGATCGTACCGTCGTAGGTATCGATTCGACCGACTTGATTTGGGGATTGGGTTCGTTCCATTGCCTGAGCCAGCAGGAACCCGCGGTTTAA
- the ytxJ gene encoding bacillithiol system redox-active protein YtxJ has protein sequence MGILNSLFGNSERTASSGFPWTALTSTGQLAEAIEASHNAPVVVFKHSTRCSISRFALKQFEQEYRSDEAAALYYLDLLEYRDVSNAIAETLGVQHQSPQVIVLRDGAVVYHSSHENIEAKAVVAHF, from the coding sequence ATGGGCATACTGAATAGCCTTTTTGGAAACTCGGAACGTACCGCATCTTCGGGGTTTCCGTGGACGGCGCTGACCTCAACCGGTCAATTGGCCGAAGCGATCGAGGCATCGCACAACGCACCCGTAGTGGTGTTCAAGCACAGTACACGTTGCAGCATCAGCCGGTTCGCGCTGAAGCAGTTTGAGCAGGAATATCGTTCAGATGAGGCCGCCGCACTCTACTACCTCGACCTGTTGGAATACCGCGACGTATCGAACGCCATTGCGGAAACACTGGGCGTCCAGCACCAATCGCCGCAGGTAATCGTGCTGCGGGATGGGGCGGTCGTTTACCACAGTTCACACGAAAATATCGAGGCAAAGGCCGTCGTCGCCCATTTCTAA
- the clpB gene encoding ATP-dependent chaperone ClpB: protein MTFNNFTIKSQEAIQKAQQIAQTFQHPQIENEHLFKAVFEVDENVAPFLLKKLNVNVPLFRQVLDSTLQSFPKVSGGEQQLSRETAKTLNDAISIAQKMNDEFISVEHLLLAIFKSSSKVAQILKDQGVTEKGLQAAVEELRKGERVTSASAEETYNALSKYARNLNELAANGKLDPVIGRDEEIRRVLQILTRRTKNNPMLVGEPGVGKTAIAEGLAHRIVDGDVPENLKDKIIYSLDMGALIAGAKYKGEFEERLKSVVKEVTTSDGDIVLFIDEIHTLVGAGGGEGAMDAANILKPALARGELRAIGATTLDEYQKYFEKDKALERRFQKVMVDEPDTESAVSILRGIKEKYETHHQVRIKDEAILAAVELSQRYITNRFLPDKAIDLMDEAASKLRMEINSKPEELDVLDRKVMQLEIEIEAIKRENDDVKLKSLGLELANLKEERNEIFAKWKSEKDLVDSVQTTKAEIENFKVEAEKAEREGDYGKVAELRYGKIKEAQAKLEGLQKQLAENEGKALIKEEVTREDIAEVVAKWTGIPVTKMLQGEREKLLKLEEELHKRVVGQEEAISAVSDAVRRSRAGLQDAKKPIGTFLFLGSTGIGKTELAKALASYLFDDENAMTRIDMSEYQERHAVSRLVGAPPGYVGYDEGGQLTEAVRRKPYSVVLLDEIEKAHPDTFNILLQVLDEGRLTDSKGRLADFRNTIIIMTSNMGAEVIQEKFENLRGGIEAATEAAKTEVLALLKQTVRPEFLNRIDDIVMFTPLSQEDIREIVALNLKGITRMLAQQNITLDATPEAIDYLAQKGFDPHFGARPVKRVIQKEVLNELSKEILGGTITTDAIILLDSFDGKLVFRNSLVA, encoded by the coding sequence ATGACATTCAATAACTTCACCATCAAATCACAGGAGGCCATCCAAAAGGCGCAGCAGATCGCCCAGACCTTCCAACATCCACAGATCGAAAACGAGCACCTCTTCAAAGCGGTGTTTGAAGTCGACGAGAATGTGGCACCCTTCCTGCTTAAAAAACTGAACGTAAACGTGCCGCTGTTCCGGCAAGTACTCGACAGTACGCTGCAATCCTTTCCGAAGGTAAGTGGAGGCGAACAACAGTTGTCGCGCGAGACAGCCAAAACCCTCAACGACGCTATTTCCATCGCGCAAAAGATGAACGACGAGTTCATTTCGGTCGAACACCTACTACTCGCCATCTTCAAATCGTCGTCGAAAGTGGCGCAGATACTGAAAGACCAGGGCGTCACCGAAAAAGGACTACAGGCTGCGGTCGAGGAATTGCGAAAAGGCGAACGCGTGACGTCGGCGTCCGCTGAGGAAACCTACAATGCCTTGTCGAAATACGCCCGAAATCTCAACGAACTGGCAGCCAATGGCAAGCTGGATCCGGTAATCGGCCGTGACGAAGAAATCCGTCGGGTGCTCCAGATCCTGACGCGCCGCACGAAAAACAACCCGATGCTCGTCGGCGAACCAGGCGTAGGTAAAACCGCCATCGCTGAAGGACTCGCGCACCGCATCGTAGACGGCGACGTGCCCGAAAACCTGAAAGACAAAATCATCTATTCGCTTGATATGGGGGCGTTGATCGCCGGCGCCAAATACAAAGGCGAATTTGAGGAACGCCTGAAGTCGGTCGTGAAGGAAGTCACCACCTCGGATGGCGACATCGTCCTCTTTATCGACGAGATCCATACGCTGGTGGGAGCAGGCGGGGGCGAAGGGGCCATGGATGCGGCCAACATCCTCAAACCGGCACTGGCCCGTGGGGAACTCCGTGCCATCGGCGCCACTACGCTTGACGAATACCAGAAATACTTCGAGAAAGACAAAGCGCTCGAACGCCGTTTCCAGAAAGTGATGGTCGACGAGCCCGATACCGAATCGGCGGTTTCCATCCTTCGCGGTATCAAAGAGAAATACGAAACCCACCACCAGGTGCGCATCAAAGACGAAGCTATCCTGGCCGCGGTAGAGCTGTCGCAACGCTACATCACCAATCGTTTCCTCCCCGACAAAGCCATTGACCTGATGGACGAGGCCGCGTCGAAACTCCGTATGGAGATCAATTCCAAACCGGAAGAACTCGACGTACTCGACCGCAAAGTCATGCAACTCGAGATTGAAATCGAGGCCATCAAACGGGAGAACGACGATGTAAAATTGAAATCACTCGGACTCGAACTCGCGAACCTCAAAGAAGAGCGAAACGAGATTTTCGCCAAATGGAAAAGCGAAAAAGACCTGGTGGACAGCGTGCAGACCACCAAGGCCGAAATCGAGAATTTCAAGGTAGAAGCCGAAAAGGCCGAGCGCGAGGGCGATTATGGTAAAGTAGCCGAACTTCGCTACGGCAAGATCAAGGAAGCCCAGGCCAAATTGGAAGGCTTGCAGAAGCAACTGGCTGAAAACGAAGGGAAAGCCCTCATCAAAGAAGAAGTGACCCGCGAAGATATCGCCGAAGTTGTAGCGAAATGGACGGGAATTCCGGTCACCAAAATGCTACAGGGCGAACGCGAGAAGCTCCTGAAGCTCGAAGAGGAACTCCATAAACGCGTTGTCGGCCAGGAAGAAGCCATCTCCGCCGTGTCTGATGCCGTACGCCGTAGCCGGGCCGGTTTGCAGGATGCGAAGAAGCCCATCGGGACCTTCCTTTTCCTGGGTTCGACCGGTATTGGTAAGACCGAATTGGCGAAAGCACTGGCTTCGTACCTTTTTGACGATGAGAATGCGATGACCCGTATCGATATGAGCGAATACCAGGAGCGACATGCGGTCAGCCGCCTTGTGGGCGCGCCTCCGGGGTATGTCGGATACGATGAAGGGGGGCAACTTACCGAAGCCGTCCGCCGCAAACCCTACAGTGTAGTGCTGTTAGACGAAATCGAGAAAGCCCACCCCGATACGTTCAACATCCTGTTACAGGTATTGGATGAAGGCCGCCTTACGGACAGCAAGGGTCGTCTGGCGGATTTCCGTAACACCATCATCATCATGACATCGAATATGGGCGCTGAGGTAATACAGGAAAAATTCGAGAACCTGCGCGGTGGCATCGAAGCAGCGACCGAAGCGGCCAAAACCGAAGTGCTGGCGTTGTTGAAGCAAACGGTGCGTCCGGAGTTTCTCAACCGAATCGACGACATCGTGATGTTTACGCCGCTTTCGCAGGAGGACATCCGTGAAATCGTCGCGCTCAACCTCAAAGGCATCACCCGGATGCTCGCCCAGCAGAACATCACGCTCGACGCCACGCCCGAAGCCATCGATTACCTGGCCCAAAAAGGATTCGACCCGCACTTTGGGGCACGGCCTGTGAAACGCGTCATCCAGAAAGAAGTGCTGAACGAGTTGTCAAAGGAGATACTCGGAGGTACGATTACGACGGACGCGATTATCCTATTGGATAGTTTTGATGGGAAGTTGGTGTTTCGTAACTCTCTGGTCGCATAA
- a CDS encoding MFS transporter, producing MQTGNPVPFPEKGFLAKNPALRIAEFRYYLSMRVGIIFALNLQSTTLYYWVYELTHDKLALGYVGLAEVIPAIACSFFSGHFVDLNEKRKMVMLCLVGYILSAFALAALALPDVEGSMSSFMTVQLVYLLVFIGGVIRSFYGPSMFSLSGLLVPRTLYPNATSWSSMAWQVGAVAGPLVAGFLIALTSVKTALFGAAAILLVMLVVPLFFISPKPIHKKEKEPILKSVTEGLRFVWRTPALLGAQALDMFSVLFGGAVALLPVYQKEILFVDEMGFGMLRAAPGIGALVTMALLAFIPLKTHPGKKLLGCVAGFALSIIVFGISRNFYLSFFMLLFSGMFDAVSVVIRSTILQLVTPDHMRGRVASVNTMFVSSSNELGDFESGVMAHWLGTVRAVVTGGCLTLGIVAFTFFRAPALRNFTFSTKSDDEKEG from the coding sequence ATGCAGACCGGCAACCCCGTTCCGTTTCCTGAAAAAGGCTTCCTGGCCAAGAATCCGGCGCTGCGCATTGCCGAGTTTCGCTACTACCTCTCGATGCGGGTCGGTATCATCTTCGCCCTCAACCTGCAGTCGACGACCTTATATTACTGGGTCTACGAACTTACCCACGACAAGCTCGCCCTTGGTTACGTCGGCCTCGCGGAAGTCATCCCGGCAATTGCCTGTTCCTTTTTTTCCGGTCACTTCGTCGACCTGAACGAAAAGCGCAAAATGGTGATGCTGTGCCTGGTGGGGTACATCCTCTCCGCCTTTGCCCTCGCGGCCCTGGCCTTACCGGATGTCGAGGGGTCGATGTCGTCTTTCATGACGGTTCAGCTGGTTTATTTACTGGTGTTCATCGGCGGTGTGATTCGCTCGTTCTACGGTCCGTCTATGTTCTCGCTATCCGGCCTGTTGGTGCCGCGCACGCTTTACCCCAATGCGACAAGCTGGAGCAGCATGGCGTGGCAGGTAGGCGCCGTCGCAGGTCCGTTGGTAGCCGGTTTCCTCATCGCATTGACCAGTGTTAAAACGGCGCTGTTCGGAGCCGCCGCCATCTTACTGGTGATGTTGGTGGTACCGCTTTTTTTCATCAGTCCCAAACCCATCCATAAAAAAGAAAAAGAACCCATCCTGAAAAGTGTGACGGAAGGACTCCGTTTCGTCTGGCGTACGCCTGCACTCCTCGGCGCGCAGGCACTCGACATGTTCTCGGTGCTGTTCGGAGGGGCGGTAGCGTTACTGCCCGTCTACCAAAAGGAAATCCTGTTTGTAGATGAAATGGGCTTCGGGATGCTCCGTGCCGCGCCCGGCATAGGGGCGTTGGTGACGATGGCGTTGCTGGCGTTCATCCCACTTAAAACCCATCCGGGAAAGAAACTGTTGGGCTGCGTGGCCGGATTCGCCCTTTCCATCATCGTTTTTGGCATCTCACGGAACTTCTATCTCTCGTTTTTCATGCTGCTCTTTTCGGGCATGTTCGATGCCGTAAGCGTCGTCATCCGCAGCACCATCCTGCAACTCGTGACGCCCGATCACATGCGGGGCCGGGTGGCATCGGTCAATACCATGTTCGTCAGTTCCTCTAACGAACTCGGCGATTTCGAAAGCGGGGTAATGGCGCATTGGCTGGGCACGGTGCGCGCTGTCGTGACGGGTGGTTGCCTGACCCTGGGAATCGTGGCGTTTACGTTCTTTCGCGCCCCGGCGTTGCGGAACTTCACCTTTTCGACCAAATCCGACGACGAGAAAGAGGGGTAA
- a CDS encoding anthranilate synthase component I family protein codes for MQRSVTTYTVPDGAAFRQKLLQWAQAHREVVFLESNRYPSRFVEWEAVLAVDALTQICTDSTGAFDALSEYRKTTSDWLFGYLSYDLKNDTEALVSEHPDGLGFPDLFFFQPKKLFFLSGTNVALHYLPLCDDEMEDDFQHILATEVVDVPPPSLPAIAQRVPREAYLSKIQGLQEHIHRGDIYEVNFCMEFYAEDATLDPPSVYQRLNAVSAPPFAAFLKRHRDFLMSASPERYLAKKGTRVFSQPIKGTAPRGGDSLTDERNRTALSESAKDRAENIMIVDLVRNDLSRTATRGSVEVEELCGIHTFPQVHQMISTVVSEVTPETDPVDILRTTFPMGSMTGAPKISAMQLIELFEESKRGLYSGALGYFTPTGDFDFSVVIRSILYQAERKYVSFSAGSAITALSDPEAEYEECLLKSAAMKRVLMTQ; via the coding sequence ATGCAACGATCCGTTACCACCTACACCGTTCCCGATGGGGCGGCCTTTCGCCAGAAGTTACTGCAATGGGCGCAGGCACACCGCGAAGTTGTTTTTCTGGAGAGCAACCGCTACCCGTCGCGCTTTGTCGAATGGGAGGCCGTGTTGGCCGTTGACGCGCTGACGCAGATTTGTACGGATAGTACAGGCGCCTTCGATGCCTTGTCGGAGTATCGGAAAACGACGTCAGACTGGCTGTTCGGCTATCTGTCGTATGACCTGAAAAACGACACCGAGGCATTGGTATCGGAGCATCCGGATGGTTTGGGCTTCCCCGACCTGTTTTTCTTCCAGCCCAAAAAATTGTTTTTCCTGTCCGGAACCAACGTCGCCCTACACTACCTGCCGTTGTGTGATGACGAAATGGAGGACGATTTCCAGCATATATTGGCTACGGAGGTAGTCGATGTACCGCCGCCTTCACTTCCGGCTATCGCGCAACGTGTGCCGCGCGAGGCGTATTTGTCGAAGATACAGGGGTTGCAGGAACACATCCACCGTGGAGACATTTATGAAGTCAATTTCTGTATGGAGTTTTATGCGGAAGATGCCACGCTCGATCCGCCGTCGGTCTACCAACGGCTCAACGCGGTTTCAGCTCCTCCGTTTGCGGCTTTCCTGAAACGCCACCGCGACTTCCTGATGTCGGCCTCACCCGAGCGCTACCTGGCTAAAAAGGGAACCCGCGTCTTTTCGCAACCGATAAAAGGCACGGCGCCACGCGGAGGGGATTCCCTTACCGACGAACGCAACCGTACCGCCCTGTCGGAAAGCGCGAAAGACCGGGCCGAAAATATCATGATCGTCGACCTGGTACGCAACGACCTCTCGCGTACTGCTACCCGTGGCAGTGTGGAGGTAGAGGAACTGTGCGGCATCCATACCTTTCCGCAGGTGCACCAGATGATTTCTACGGTGGTATCGGAAGTGACGCCCGAAACCGATCCGGTTGATATACTGCGGACGACCTTTCCGATGGGCAGTATGACCGGCGCCCCGAAAATCAGTGCGATGCAGTTGATTGAACTCTTTGAGGAAAGCAAACGCGGACTCTACTCGGGTGCCTTGGGCTATTTCACGCCAACGGGTGATTTCGACTTTTCGGTCGTCATCCGCAGTATCCTTTACCAGGCCGAACGGAAGTATGTCTCGTTTTCCGCCGGTAGCGCCATTACGGCTCTTTCCGATCCGGAAGCCGAGTATGAGGAGTGCCTCTTGAAGTCGGCGGCGATGAAGCGGGTGCTGATGACGCAATAA
- the def gene encoding peptide deformylase gives MILPIVGYGDPVLRKVCEPITRDYPELQQRIADMFETMYNAYGVGLAAPQVGLPIRLFVIDTEPFSDDEDLSADEQAQLRNFRKVFINARMLKEEGEEWPFNEGCLSIPEVREDVYRHERITIEYQDENFVTHTDVFDGLAARVIQHEYDHIEGILFTDHLSTLKKQLIKRRLSNIMEGKARPDYKMRFAAPKKGR, from the coding sequence ATGATTTTACCCATTGTAGGTTACGGCGACCCGGTGCTGCGCAAAGTGTGCGAGCCGATTACCCGCGACTATCCTGAATTGCAGCAACGCATCGCCGACATGTTCGAAACGATGTATAATGCATACGGGGTGGGATTGGCAGCCCCTCAGGTGGGACTCCCGATTCGCTTGTTCGTGATCGATACCGAACCGTTCAGCGACGACGAAGACCTGAGTGCTGACGAACAGGCACAGTTGAGGAACTTCCGCAAGGTGTTCATCAATGCCAGGATGCTGAAGGAAGAAGGCGAGGAGTGGCCCTTTAACGAAGGATGCCTCAGTATTCCGGAAGTGCGTGAAGACGTCTACCGCCATGAGCGCATCACGATCGAATACCAGGACGAAAACTTCGTGACCCACACGGATGTATTCGACGGACTGGCCGCGCGTGTGATCCAGCACGAGTATGACCACATCGAAGGCATCCTGTTCACCGACCACCTGTCGACCCTAAAAAAACAACTCATCAAGAGACGCCTTTCGAACATCATGGAAGGCAAAGCGCGTCCGGACTACAAAATGCGCTTCGCCGCCCCTAAGAAAGGCAGGTAA
- a CDS encoding DUF5606 domain-containing protein: MNLEKVLAISGKPGLFVLKVQTRTGFVAESLLDGKKVTVGLRSNVSLLSEISIYTDTEEKPLTEVMRAIAVKENEGPALSHKEDNAKLEAYFSEVLPDYDRDRVYTSDIKKVLNWYNLLQANGLVSKEAPEAGVETDAAAAE, encoded by the coding sequence ATGAATTTAGAAAAAGTATTAGCCATTTCCGGAAAGCCCGGATTGTTCGTCCTGAAAGTACAAACCCGCACCGGTTTCGTGGCCGAGTCGCTGTTAGACGGCAAGAAAGTGACCGTCGGCCTGCGTTCGAACGTGAGTCTGTTGTCGGAAATCTCGATCTACACCGACACTGAAGAAAAACCGCTGACCGAGGTCATGCGCGCCATCGCGGTAAAAGAAAACGAAGGTCCCGCCCTCTCGCACAAAGAAGACAACGCCAAACTTGAGGCCTATTTTTCCGAAGTCCTTCCGGATTACGACCGCGACCGGGTGTATACCTCTGATATCAAAAAAGTACTGAACTGGTACAACCTCCTGCAGGCAAACGGACTCGTTTCGAAAGAAGCACCCGAAGCCGGCGTGGAAACCGATGCAGCCGCAGCGGAGTAG
- the mazG gene encoding nucleoside triphosphate pyrophosphohydrolase, whose protein sequence is MSRPAQLAAFERLLNIMDDLRAQCPWDKKQTLQSLRHLTIEETYELGDAILDSDLQEVKKELGDLLLHIVFYAKIGSETGDFDIADVCHEICEKLIHRHPHIYGDVTVADEEEVKQNWEKLKLKEGKKSVLEGVPRSLPAMVKASRIQDKVKGVGFDWEQPEQVWEKVQEELGELQHEVATADHDRIESEFGDVLFSMINYARFLNVNPEDALERTNKKFIKRFQHLEKRAAETGKKLADMTLAEMDVFWEEAKKL, encoded by the coding sequence ATGTCCCGACCCGCCCAACTCGCCGCTTTTGAACGTTTGCTCAACATCATGGACGACCTGCGCGCGCAGTGTCCGTGGGACAAAAAGCAAACCCTGCAGTCGCTTCGCCACCTGACCATCGAGGAGACGTATGAGTTAGGCGATGCCATCCTCGACAGCGACCTGCAGGAGGTGAAGAAAGAACTGGGCGATTTGCTGCTCCACATTGTCTTTTACGCCAAGATTGGAAGCGAGACCGGTGATTTCGACATTGCCGATGTGTGCCATGAGATTTGTGAGAAACTCATCCACCGCCACCCGCATATCTATGGGGATGTGACCGTGGCGGACGAAGAGGAAGTCAAGCAAAATTGGGAGAAACTGAAATTGAAGGAAGGCAAGAAATCGGTGTTGGAAGGCGTGCCCCGCAGCCTGCCGGCGATGGTGAAGGCCAGCCGCATACAGGATAAAGTGAAAGGCGTCGGCTTCGACTGGGAACAACCCGAGCAGGTCTGGGAAAAAGTGCAGGAGGAACTGGGCGAGCTACAGCACGAAGTCGCAACGGCCGACCACGACCGCATCGAATCGGAGTTTGGCGATGTATTGTTCTCGATGATCAACTACGCCCGTTTCCTCAACGTCAACCCCGAAGACGCCCTCGAACGCACCAATAAAAAGTTCATCAAACGCTTCCAACACCTCGAAAAACGCGCCGCCGAAACCGGTAAAAAACTGGCCGATATGACGTTGGCGGAAATGGATGTGTTTTGGGAGGAAGCGAAGAAGCTGTGA
- a CDS encoding type II toxin-antitoxin system Phd/YefM family antitoxin: MFVANISEFRKDIKSYLDRVAKNFETLIINRGKDSGIVVMSLEEYNSLMATSYELSSRANEKRLDSAIEKLRNGKAFDKDLIED; this comes from the coding sequence ATGTTCGTCGCCAATATCTCCGAATTCAGAAAAGACATCAAATCCTACCTTGATCGTGTTGCAAAGAATTTTGAAACCCTGATCATCAACAGGGGTAAGGATTCCGGTATCGTTGTCATGTCGCTTGAAGAGTATAATTCCCTCATGGCCACCAGTTATGAGTTGTCTTCCCGTGCGAACGAAAAAAGACTGGATTCGGCAATCGAGAAGCTGCGCAACGGGAAGGCATTCGATAAAGACCTGATTGAAGACTAA
- a CDS encoding Txe/YoeB family addiction module toxin: protein MRYVFVDESWEDYLYWQKIDKKKVKRINDLLKDIARSPFEGIGKPEPLKHKYSGFWSRRIDEEHRLIYRYQDDEIQIVKCRHHYD, encoded by the coding sequence ATGCGGTACGTTTTTGTAGACGAATCTTGGGAAGACTACCTTTATTGGCAAAAAATCGATAAAAAGAAGGTAAAGCGAATCAACGACCTACTGAAGGATATTGCGCGGTCGCCTTTCGAAGGAATCGGAAAACCGGAACCCCTAAAACACAAATACTCCGGATTCTGGTCGAGGCGGATCGATGAAGAGCACCGATTGATCTATCGCTACCAGGACGATGAAATCCAAATCGTCAAATGCAGGCATCATTACGATTAG